From Ignavibacteria bacterium, a single genomic window includes:
- a CDS encoding YHS domain-containing protein — MFTEYNGKKYYFCCEKCQRLFSKNPHKYINKN, encoded by the coding sequence ATGTTTACGGAGTACAATGGAAAGAAATATTACTTCTGCTGTGAAAAGTGTCAAAGATTGTTTTCAAAAAATCCGCATAAATATATAAACAAAAATTAA